The following coding sequences are from one Pusillimonas sp. DMV24BSW_D window:
- a CDS encoding DUF4390 domain-containing protein, which yields MIALFHRPLLFIIVAFMVSVGVVCAQSTQFVSVEPIVRDGSLYIDANADIEVTGELRNAAEKGVPLYFTADLEIVSSRWWWFDKVLVDEQRSWRLSYNVLTQQWRVSVGDLTLPEDTFDDALSFVKHIRGWAVGSTDLFDPDEEYEGRIRLRLDTSRLPRPVRVDAFNSSAWSVMTPWKDFRFSISPPVQKP from the coding sequence ATGATTGCACTATTTCATCGGCCCCTGCTTTTTATTATCGTCGCCTTCATGGTGTCGGTTGGGGTTGTATGTGCGCAGTCAACGCAATTTGTCAGTGTTGAACCCATCGTGCGCGATGGCAGTCTTTACATTGATGCAAATGCAGACATCGAGGTGACTGGTGAATTGCGCAATGCGGCTGAAAAAGGGGTGCCGCTCTATTTCACAGCCGATCTCGAAATCGTTTCGAGTCGCTGGTGGTGGTTCGACAAAGTGTTAGTCGACGAGCAACGCTCCTGGAGATTGTCGTATAACGTGTTAACCCAACAGTGGCGGGTTAGCGTAGGTGATTTAACTTTGCCTGAAGATACGTTTGATGATGCCTTGTCGTTTGTAAAACATATTAGGGGCTGGGCCGTTGGCAGCACCGATTTGTTTGATCCCGATGAAGAGTATGAAGGACGGATTCGTTTGCGTCTGGACACCTCCCGATTGCCCCGACCTGTGCGCGTGGACGCATTTAACAGCAGTGCCTGGTCAGTCATGACACCATGGAAAGACTTTCGTTTCTCAATCTCCCCGCCGGTTCAAAAGCCGTGA
- a CDS encoding sensor histidine kinase, whose translation MRWVARVALVVAVISALALLGLLAWSTGNATRYAQYYDLLLALNGIFALSLVFWVLVLAVRLIRQIRRRQFGARLTARFALSFALIGVLPGALIYVLSVQFMSRSIESWFNVRVDSALESGLSLARVVLDQQLQELEAKAQGVARQLHDLNDADMTLLVSRLREEAGVAEAMIFSGSGRLVAFSTSDYGKLIPDGPSPHVLSQLRVARSYAAAESEDMNDASVLGNERHTGLFLRVVVPITRIDRGSAALGVAPDVRWLQFVQPVPEQIARNADQVQQGFRDYQELALSRLGLRKLYGITLTLALVLAVFAAIVVALGVSRRLVRPLLRLAAGTQAVGVGDYRPLPEPPERDEVGQLTRSFNAMTRQLDEARQMVERNRHQLERSNVYLESILSHLSSGVLVFDEGFRVTLFNQGAQSILRVDLRSVKGRPLETVDGAFKLSQLIRDAFAAHAAVESEKPYWQQQFELEIEGASNHESRHDVVTLLARGTHLSIDGRGNGYLVVFDDITEVISANRTVAWGEVARRLAHEIKNPLTPIQLSAERLAMKLAPRLGETDAAMLERSTNTIVNQVASLKKMVDDFREYARTPPAQMQMLDLNALVSEVLTLYGWDPSVGALRDDPRHVRIEAELELGLPGIEGDPTQLRQVIHNLLANARDAIALVDDPEAKIRVQTKLTYSRTDETGAGSKAVRLTVSDSGPGFEQQVLNRVFEPYVTTKSSGTGLGLAIVKKIIEEHGGRIDVSNRREGGARVSILFARLADTPAALDEAAQGYDNAEKI comes from the coding sequence GTGAGATGGGTCGCGCGCGTAGCGCTGGTTGTCGCTGTGATCAGCGCGTTGGCGTTGCTCGGTCTATTGGCGTGGTCAACGGGTAACGCAACCCGTTATGCGCAATATTACGACCTATTGCTGGCGCTTAATGGCATATTCGCTCTGAGCCTGGTGTTTTGGGTTTTGGTGTTGGCTGTCAGGTTAATACGGCAAATTCGACGTCGACAGTTTGGCGCCCGATTAACGGCGCGTTTTGCCTTGTCATTCGCGTTAATTGGTGTCCTGCCAGGGGCACTGATTTATGTTTTGTCCGTACAGTTCATGTCGCGCTCAATCGAATCGTGGTTTAACGTACGGGTCGATAGTGCGCTTGAGTCGGGCTTGAGTCTGGCGCGGGTTGTGTTGGACCAGCAGTTACAAGAGCTTGAAGCAAAAGCGCAGGGGGTCGCCCGTCAGTTGCACGACTTAAACGACGCCGACATGACTTTGTTAGTGTCGCGCTTGCGTGAGGAGGCTGGTGTGGCCGAAGCGATGATCTTTTCCGGCAGTGGTCGATTGGTCGCCTTTTCAACATCCGATTACGGTAAGTTGATTCCCGACGGGCCTTCACCTCACGTGCTAAGTCAGCTGCGCGTTGCCCGATCTTATGCAGCCGCCGAGTCTGAAGATATGAACGATGCATCTGTACTGGGTAATGAACGGCATACGGGGTTGTTTTTGCGGGTGGTGGTACCCATTACGCGTATTGATCGCGGTTCCGCAGCGTTGGGTGTTGCGCCTGATGTGCGATGGTTGCAGTTTGTTCAGCCGGTGCCGGAACAGATTGCGCGTAATGCCGATCAGGTCCAGCAAGGTTTTCGTGATTATCAGGAGCTTGCTTTATCGCGCTTGGGTTTGCGTAAGTTATACGGCATTACGTTAACGCTGGCGTTGGTGTTGGCGGTGTTCGCCGCCATTGTTGTTGCGCTGGGCGTTTCGCGTCGTTTGGTGCGACCACTGCTGCGCCTGGCGGCGGGAACCCAGGCTGTGGGTGTGGGGGATTACCGTCCTCTGCCCGAGCCGCCTGAGCGTGATGAAGTAGGACAATTAACGCGCTCTTTCAACGCCATGACGCGGCAGTTGGATGAGGCGCGTCAAATGGTAGAAAGAAACCGTCATCAGCTCGAGCGTTCAAATGTCTACCTTGAGTCTATTCTGAGTCATTTGTCGTCTGGTGTATTGGTATTCGATGAAGGGTTCCGAGTGACATTGTTCAATCAGGGTGCGCAGTCTATTTTGCGCGTCGATTTGCGCTCGGTGAAAGGGCGTCCTTTGGAAACCGTTGACGGGGCTTTTAAATTGTCGCAATTGATTCGTGATGCGTTTGCTGCTCACGCGGCGGTTGAGTCTGAAAAGCCATATTGGCAGCAACAGTTCGAGCTGGAGATCGAGGGGGCTTCCAACCACGAATCACGTCATGATGTTGTCACCCTGCTTGCGCGAGGGACGCATTTGTCGATTGATGGACGCGGAAACGGGTATCTGGTTGTGTTCGATGACATTACCGAGGTGATATCCGCCAATCGCACGGTTGCCTGGGGTGAGGTTGCACGACGTCTGGCGCATGAAATCAAGAATCCGCTGACGCCTATTCAGTTGTCGGCTGAACGTTTAGCCATGAAGCTGGCCCCGCGTCTTGGTGAAACGGATGCAGCCATGCTGGAGCGTTCGACCAATACAATTGTTAATCAGGTTGCTTCGCTCAAGAAAATGGTTGACGATTTTCGGGAGTACGCGCGAACACCACCGGCCCAGATGCAAATGCTTGATCTCAATGCGCTGGTGTCTGAAGTGTTAACGCTTTATGGTTGGGATCCGAGCGTCGGCGCTTTGCGCGATGATCCGCGACATGTCAGAATTGAAGCGGAGCTGGAGTTGGGGTTGCCGGGTATTGAGGGTGATCCAACGCAATTGCGTCAGGTAATTCATAATCTGTTGGCCAATGCGCGCGATGCCATTGCCCTGGTTGATGATCCTGAGGCTAAAATTCGTGTTCAAACCAAATTAACGTATTCACGAACGGATGAAACAGGGGCAGGGTCCAAAGCAGTGCGCCTTACCGTGTCCGACTCAGGGCCAGGCTTCGAGCAACAGGTTTTGAATCGGGTTTTTGAGCCGTACGTCACCACGAAATCATCGGGTACGGGGTTGGGGTTGGCGATTGTCAAGAAAATCATCGAGGAACATGGCGGTCGCATTGATGTCTCCAATCGTCGAGAAGGCGGGGCGCGGGTATCGATTTTGTTTGCACGATTGGCGGATACGCCTGCTGCGCTGGACGAAGCGGCGCAAGGGTACGATAATGCCGAAAAAATATAG
- a CDS encoding response regulator: MARILVVDDEVGIRELLSEILYDEGHTVELAENAAEARAARARKRPDLVLLDIWMPDTDGVSLLREWGSQGLLDMPVIMMSGHATVDTAVEATRIGAVDFLEKPITLQKLLKTISAALARPVVAKAASVPAATTASAPMPAGGGGQADVSDLVTNAAPALELDPHQLQLSSIPLDQPLREARDEFERIYFEYHLGRENHSMTRVSERTGLERTHLYRKLKQLGIDASRRRQSESR; encoded by the coding sequence ATGGCCAGAATACTGGTGGTTGATGACGAGGTAGGTATTCGCGAACTGTTGTCCGAGATTCTCTACGATGAAGGACATACGGTTGAGTTGGCAGAGAACGCGGCAGAGGCGCGTGCCGCTCGTGCGCGTAAACGTCCCGACCTGGTCCTGCTGGATATCTGGATGCCAGACACGGATGGCGTCAGTTTGCTGCGTGAATGGGGGTCGCAAGGCTTGCTGGATATGCCGGTGATTATGATGAGTGGTCATGCCACGGTCGATACGGCGGTTGAGGCGACGCGAATCGGCGCAGTTGATTTTCTGGAAAAGCCCATCACGTTGCAGAAATTGCTGAAAACGATTTCTGCCGCATTGGCAAGGCCCGTGGTGGCAAAAGCGGCATCGGTGCCTGCAGCCACGACCGCCTCTGCGCCGATGCCCGCAGGCGGAGGGGGGCAAGCCGACGTCTCTGACTTGGTCACAAATGCGGCGCCCGCTTTAGAGCTTGACCCGCATCAGCTTCAGCTCAGCAGCATTCCGCTGGATCAGCCTTTGCGTGAGGCACGCGACGAATTCGAACGAATTTATTTTGAGTACCATCTGGGCCGCGAAAATCACAGCATGACCCGCGTTTCCGAACGCACCGGCCTGGAACGTACTCATTTGTATCGCAAGTTGAAGCAATTGGGCATCGACGCGTCGCGTCGGCGTCAGTCTGAGTCACGTTAG
- a CDS encoding autotransporter domain-containing protein has translation MKKNFPWRQAGAAIVLALASIGVAAPIAAQTGITGSPSSFITPEFLASRALLPINAHYAYAKGYTGKGVLIAIVDSGLDVDHPEFAGRISAKLRNFSDLAGPYDVSDLEANGEIAGHGTHVTGLAGAGRNGFGMQGVAYNATLLPLRAIDGYTANAPFNAVLHAAENGAQVLNGSYGPVTAEKFIQDDSGRWVPNPTWQLLPTPTPALFNSEATYEVLMEAADADVVLVYAAGNEYQDQPNAAALPSGAGLLPLITPANTASGLYRFVDDSLDLNVQDPSTWTYISASDARVANLDFSDLRGKLIVVVSADREGEIASYSNRCGDAAAWCITAPGGDFLDTANYSSDESQLWSTYPYSTYKDMAGTSMASPVVAGSVAVLREAFPYMTAEQIIEVVLTTANSTGIYADQSIYGRGFLDLKTAIQGPIEFGAWGFGSVFDVNTRGYNSLWSNDIRGSGGLIKRGAGTLVMSGQNTYTGATQILGGKLVVNGSIASSAQLTVGGEATLGGSGVVGDTLVAGRVAPGNSIGTLTVDGNYQQLAGSVLEIEINETGQSDRVNVTGSADIQGAKLEVLGLRAGALGQDFSFFSAGSLAAGSFFDTSALNRAFIDMSTVMSGTSFNLQVRRNNAAFTSVAETGNQRATAAAISAQGLGGAAYDEFVLLPNVGQGPDVLDQFSGEIYASAQSALLETSGALYRASTNRLFSREMGASYGGPLGQVSRSVPGKRHQLWMQALGSWGSLGATADAQRMTRSLGGLLFGGDTPLGQSGYAGLSMGLTTSSYNAAGNSTADTDGYHLMSYLGWSANRFSVRGGIGQSWYRIDTKRNIAYNGLGQAQSKANATSTQLFAELAYAVSQGNVVVEPYWGVQRVWLSRDAFDESGSAVALSGDQSRQAVTFSRLGLRARMALSDDAASSTLLTANIGWRRAWGDLTPETRLRFATGPGYTVSGAAVSRDALVAELGVEVAASENSTVSLGYAGQFGGGSQDHGLQARLAWRF, from the coding sequence ATGAAAAAAAATTTCCCGTGGAGACAAGCTGGGGCGGCGATTGTTTTGGCGCTGGCAAGTATAGGTGTCGCAGCACCCATTGCAGCGCAAACCGGTATCACTGGTTCGCCTTCGTCTTTTATTACGCCGGAATTTCTGGCCAGTCGCGCACTATTGCCCATTAACGCCCACTATGCTTACGCAAAGGGATACACGGGGAAGGGGGTGCTGATTGCCATTGTTGATAGTGGCCTGGATGTTGATCACCCCGAATTTGCGGGCCGTATTTCAGCGAAATTGCGTAATTTTTCCGATTTGGCCGGTCCGTACGATGTCAGCGACCTTGAAGCCAATGGCGAAATTGCCGGTCATGGAACGCATGTAACCGGGTTGGCAGGGGCGGGGCGTAATGGCTTCGGCATGCAGGGTGTGGCCTATAACGCCACTTTGTTGCCGCTGCGGGCAATCGATGGCTACACGGCAAACGCCCCTTTCAACGCCGTTTTGCACGCTGCTGAAAACGGCGCCCAGGTATTGAATGGGAGTTACGGCCCCGTTACGGCCGAAAAATTCATACAGGACGACAGTGGCCGTTGGGTACCCAACCCTACCTGGCAATTATTACCCACTCCAACACCCGCATTGTTTAATTCCGAGGCAACGTATGAGGTCTTAATGGAGGCCGCTGACGCTGATGTCGTCCTGGTTTATGCGGCGGGTAATGAGTATCAGGATCAGCCGAATGCGGCTGCCTTGCCGTCAGGTGCAGGCTTGTTGCCGCTGATCACGCCCGCTAATACGGCGTCGGGTCTGTACAGGTTTGTTGACGATAGTCTGGATTTAAACGTGCAGGATCCATCAACGTGGACATACATTTCTGCGTCTGACGCGCGTGTTGCGAACCTGGATTTTTCCGACCTTAGGGGTAAGCTTATTGTCGTCGTTTCTGCTGACCGTGAAGGCGAGATAGCCAGCTACAGTAATCGGTGCGGGGACGCTGCTGCCTGGTGTATTACCGCCCCCGGCGGTGATTTTCTGGATACGGCCAACTACTCCAGCGACGAAAGCCAATTGTGGTCAACTTATCCCTACAGTACATATAAAGACATGGCCGGTACGTCGATGGCTTCACCGGTCGTGGCAGGCTCCGTTGCAGTCCTTCGGGAAGCGTTTCCTTATATGACGGCGGAGCAGATTATCGAGGTTGTCCTCACAACCGCCAATAGCACTGGGATTTACGCTGACCAGAGTATTTATGGGCGCGGTTTTCTCGATTTGAAAACGGCGATTCAAGGGCCCATAGAGTTCGGCGCGTGGGGTTTTGGCAGCGTGTTCGATGTTAATACCCGTGGATATAACTCACTCTGGAGTAACGACATCCGGGGCAGTGGTGGCTTGATAAAACGCGGTGCCGGTACGCTTGTTATGTCGGGGCAAAATACCTATACGGGGGCGACTCAGATTCTGGGTGGGAAGCTCGTGGTGAACGGTTCAATTGCTTCATCTGCGCAGTTAACCGTTGGCGGGGAGGCCACGTTGGGTGGGAGCGGTGTTGTGGGTGACACGCTTGTTGCAGGCCGTGTAGCGCCGGGTAACTCGATTGGCACGTTAACTGTTGACGGCAACTATCAGCAGTTGGCGGGATCGGTTCTCGAAATCGAGATCAATGAAACAGGTCAGTCTGATCGTGTCAACGTAACCGGCTCGGCCGATATCCAAGGTGCCAAGCTCGAGGTGTTGGGGCTGCGCGCCGGGGCACTGGGCCAAGACTTTTCGTTCTTCTCTGCCGGCTCTCTGGCTGCGGGTAGTTTTTTCGACACCTCTGCCCTGAACCGGGCGTTTATCGATATGAGCACGGTGATGTCGGGTACGTCGTTCAATTTACAGGTTCGACGCAATAATGCGGCATTCACCAGTGTTGCAGAAACGGGGAACCAGCGCGCAACTGCCGCCGCCATTTCCGCGCAAGGCCTGGGTGGCGCAGCCTACGACGAATTCGTGCTTTTGCCTAACGTGGGTCAGGGCCCGGACGTACTTGATCAGTTTTCTGGCGAAATTTATGCGTCAGCGCAGAGTGCTTTGCTTGAGACCAGTGGCGCACTATATCGGGCGTCGACCAATCGACTGTTCAGTCGCGAAATGGGGGCGTCTTATGGTGGACCTTTGGGGCAGGTCAGTCGCAGCGTACCGGGAAAGCGGCATCAGCTGTGGATGCAGGCATTGGGAAGCTGGGGCAGTCTGGGTGCCACGGCGGATGCCCAACGTATGACCCGTTCGCTTGGCGGACTTTTGTTTGGTGGCGATACACCGCTCGGGCAGAGCGGCTATGCCGGGTTATCGATGGGGCTGACAACATCTTCTTATAACGCTGCCGGGAATAGCACTGCCGACACCGATGGTTATCATTTAATGTCTTACTTGGGCTGGTCGGCCAATCGTTTCAGCGTTCGGGGCGGTATCGGGCAATCATGGTACCGGATCGACACAAAGCGCAATATTGCTTATAACGGCCTGGGGCAGGCGCAGTCGAAAGCCAACGCAACTTCTACCCAGTTGTTTGCAGAACTGGCTTATGCCGTATCACAAGGTAATGTGGTCGTGGAACCATACTGGGGCGTTCAGCGTGTCTGGCTCTCACGCGATGCGTTCGACGAGTCCGGTAGCGCGGTTGCGCTTTCGGGCGATCAGAGTCGTCAAGCTGTTACCTTTTCACGTCTGGGCTTGCGTGCGCGTATGGCCTTATCGGACGATGCCGCTTCATCGACCCTGTTAACGGCAAATATCGGATGGCGACGCGCGTGGGGCGACTTAACCCCCGAAACACGGTTGCGTTTTGCCACCGGCCCAGGCTATACCGTCTCGGGTGCGGCGGTGTCGCGCGACGCGCTGGTTGCCGAACTAGGGGTTGAGGTTGCGGCTTCGGAGAACAGTACGGTGAGTCTGGGTTATGCGGGCCAGTTTGGCGGCGGTAGTCAGGATCACGGTTTGCAGGCAAGACTGGCCTGGCGGTTCTAG
- a CDS encoding methyltransferase domain-containing protein produces the protein MSSPPSLPLNPLHVAKQFARRAPLDEAQFLYGEIAQRMLQRLSYIRSNPSVILDAGCGAGHAVEPLRARYPAAQYTGLDISRPLLNTAIARHAGKRGLWNRLRNKPAAETHFVRADMAKTGLPPESIGLIWSNMALHWHPDPHLVFAEWRRILKPNGLAMFSCLGPASLKELREALIDADIQTVTPSFVDMHDFGDLLVENGFTDPVMDQEIITLTFKTAEKLLSDLWTLGGNPSIDRRPGLPGRKWREKLIEALEKQRQMDGTIHLTLEVAYGHAWRAQSFKSAPDETRISVDAITRRRPKS, from the coding sequence ATGTCATCACCGCCGTCACTGCCGCTCAACCCTCTGCACGTTGCAAAACAATTTGCCCGTCGCGCCCCGCTTGATGAAGCGCAATTTTTATACGGGGAGATAGCACAACGTATGTTGCAGCGGCTTAGCTATATCCGCAGCAACCCCTCCGTTATTCTCGATGCAGGATGTGGCGCCGGGCACGCTGTCGAGCCTTTACGTGCGCGCTATCCAGCAGCGCAATATACCGGCCTCGATATATCCCGGCCTTTGCTAAATACCGCCATTGCACGCCATGCGGGCAAAAGAGGGCTATGGAACCGCCTGCGTAATAAGCCGGCCGCCGAAACGCATTTCGTGCGGGCCGATATGGCAAAAACCGGCCTGCCGCCAGAGTCCATCGGGTTGATTTGGTCGAATATGGCTTTACATTGGCATCCCGATCCCCATCTTGTATTTGCAGAATGGCGCCGAATTCTAAAGCCGAATGGCCTGGCCATGTTTTCCTGCCTCGGCCCCGCCTCATTGAAAGAATTGCGCGAAGCCCTGATCGACGCCGATATTCAAACGGTCACGCCAAGCTTTGTCGACATGCACGACTTCGGCGACTTGCTCGTCGAAAATGGATTTACCGACCCGGTCATGGACCAGGAAATCATCACGCTTACCTTCAAAACAGCAGAAAAATTATTATCAGATTTATGGACTTTGGGCGGTAACCCCAGCATTGACCGACGACCGGGGCTGCCAGGGCGAAAATGGCGTGAAAAGTTAATCGAAGCGCTGGAAAAGCAACGTCAGATGGACGGAACCATTCACCTTACACTGGAAGTTGCCTACGGCCACGCGTGGCGCGCGCAATCGTTTAAAAGCGCCCCCGACGAAACGCGCATTTCAGTCGACGCCATTACCAGGCGCCGGCCAAAATCATAA
- a CDS encoding ComF family protein, with amino-acid sequence MAHSWYWRDLRHELMMCVPGNCPLCLTRTSAAWLCEGCSHAVCGSMLFGGPRCQACALLLDGLGRCSDCRHKAPEFHSVVAAFDYQFPGSVLIHQFKQGRRYLLAATLAELLIPRLQRLQSATSGATILVPVPAGLRALQQRGFNPASEIARHLSRRLSLPYRNVLLRSKEVGPQKLLGRRQRYERVQSLYGLRNSASLSGCHVWVVDDVLTTGSTLNAVSHLLMQAGAASVHGVVLARTPLSL; translated from the coding sequence ATGGCGCATAGTTGGTATTGGCGCGACTTGCGGCATGAACTGATGATGTGTGTACCCGGGAATTGTCCGCTGTGTCTGACTCGGACGTCGGCGGCTTGGTTGTGTGAGGGCTGCAGCCATGCGGTCTGTGGCTCGATGTTGTTTGGCGGACCACGCTGTCAGGCTTGTGCTTTACTGCTGGACGGCTTGGGAAGGTGTTCTGATTGCCGACATAAAGCGCCGGAGTTTCATTCGGTTGTGGCCGCGTTCGATTATCAATTTCCCGGAAGTGTTCTGATTCATCAGTTCAAACAGGGTCGACGTTATCTTTTGGCCGCTACTTTGGCGGAATTGCTCATTCCCCGATTGCAACGGCTTCAGTCGGCCACTTCAGGCGCTACAATCCTGGTGCCCGTGCCTGCCGGCCTTCGGGCATTGCAACAGCGTGGGTTTAACCCCGCAAGCGAGATTGCCCGTCATCTTTCGCGTCGACTGAGTTTGCCTTACAGAAATGTTTTGCTCCGCTCTAAAGAGGTCGGCCCGCAGAAACTACTGGGCCGCCGGCAGCGTTATGAACGGGTTCAGAGTTTGTATGGTTTAAGAAATTCGGCCTCGTTGTCCGGCTGTCACGTTTGGGTCGTTGATGACGTTTTAACCACGGGTAGCACGTTGAACGCCGTCTCCCATTTATTAATGCAGGCAGGTGCTGCGTCGGTACATGGTGTTGTACTGGCTCGCACGCCTTTGTCGTTGTGA